The Ancylobacter sp. WKF20 genome contains a region encoding:
- the pstA gene encoding phosphate ABC transporter permease PstA, producing MSSLARRRATDYTVKAISTGFAALSLVLLAWILWTLLSRGLPALGPHVFTKITAPPGAGGGLLNAIVGSLIQIGVALVIGTPIGLMCGTFLAENGRGTQIANAVRFVNDVLLSAPSILIGLFVYQLLVVPVGGFSGWAGSIALAILVIPVVVRTTEDMLNLVPIGLREAAFALGAPQWKVVTFITWRAARAGIVTGILLAVARAAGETAPLLFTSLGNNGWSISLNAPMASLPIAIYQYAASPFEDWVALAWAGALIITVGVLTLNILSRLVLAKMK from the coding sequence ATGTCATCGCTCGCCCGCCGTCGCGCCACCGACTACACGGTCAAGGCCATCTCCACCGGCTTTGCCGCCCTGTCGCTGGTGCTGCTCGCCTGGATCCTGTGGACCCTGCTCTCGCGCGGCCTGCCCGCGCTCGGCCCGCACGTCTTCACCAAGATCACCGCGCCGCCCGGCGCGGGCGGTGGCCTGCTCAACGCCATCGTCGGCTCGCTGATCCAGATCGGCGTCGCCCTCGTCATCGGCACGCCGATCGGGCTGATGTGCGGCACCTTCCTCGCCGAGAACGGCCGGGGCACGCAGATCGCCAACGCCGTGCGCTTCGTCAATGACGTGCTGCTCTCGGCGCCCTCGATCCTCATCGGCCTGTTCGTCTACCAGCTCCTCGTCGTCCCGGTCGGTGGCTTCTCCGGCTGGGCCGGCTCGATCGCCCTGGCGATCCTGGTCATCCCGGTCGTGGTGCGCACCACCGAGGACATGCTGAACCTGGTGCCGATCGGCCTGCGCGAGGCGGCCTTCGCGCTCGGCGCGCCGCAGTGGAAGGTCGTGACCTTCATCACCTGGCGCGCGGCCCGCGCCGGCATCGTCACCGGCATCCTGCTGGCCGTCGCCCGCGCCGCCGGCGAGACCGCGCCGCTGCTGTTCACCTCGCTCGGCAATAATGGCTGGTCGATCAGCCTCAACGCGCCGATGGCCTCGCTGCCGATCGCCATCTATCAGTACGCCGCCAGCCCCTTCGAGGACTGGGTCGCCCTGGCCTGGGCCGGCGCGCTCATCATCACCGTCGGGGTGCTGACCCTGAACATTCTTTCCCGCCTCGTCCTGGCGAAGATGAAGTGA
- the ppk2 gene encoding polyphosphate kinase 2, with protein sequence MTKKPETAAKASRSESSRSESASASGSRKADKKADKKAAKGAAKANGTAASGIDGEESRLARALATFSVDAPELPEIIDSRAYGSGNYPYTDRPKRGVYEEELRALQIELLKVQDWVKKSRERIVIVFEGRDAAGKGGTIHRFVQHLNPRYVRVVALDKPTEIESAQWYFQRYVAHMPYKGEIVMFDRSWYNRAVVEPVMGYCTPAQTAQFLDQVPIFEKMLVDDGIRLFKIWLDIGREMQLKRLHARHKDPLKQWKLSPVDLSAPSRWDAISAARNAMIEASHSAAAPWTAVLSNDKMRARLGAIRQILSHLPYEGRDDRVVGVPDPAIVMDGRTFLERQAF encoded by the coding sequence ATGACGAAGAAGCCGGAAACGGCCGCCAAGGCTTCCCGGAGCGAGTCTTCCCGGAGCGAGTCGGCCTCGGCAAGCGGCTCCCGCAAGGCCGACAAGAAGGCTGACAAGAAGGCGGCCAAGGGCGCCGCCAAAGCCAACGGGACGGCGGCATCGGGCATCGACGGCGAGGAGAGCCGGCTCGCCCGCGCGCTCGCCACCTTCTCGGTGGACGCCCCCGAGCTGCCGGAGATCATCGACAGCCGCGCCTATGGCAGCGGCAACTACCCCTACACCGACCGGCCCAAGCGCGGCGTGTATGAGGAGGAGTTGCGCGCGCTGCAGATCGAGCTGCTCAAGGTGCAGGACTGGGTGAAGAAGTCGCGCGAGCGCATCGTCATCGTCTTTGAGGGGCGCGACGCCGCCGGCAAGGGCGGCACGATCCACCGTTTCGTGCAGCATCTCAACCCGCGCTATGTGCGGGTGGTCGCCCTCGACAAGCCGACCGAGATCGAGAGCGCGCAATGGTACTTTCAGCGTTATGTCGCGCACATGCCCTATAAGGGCGAGATCGTGATGTTCGACCGCTCCTGGTACAACCGCGCCGTGGTCGAACCTGTGATGGGCTATTGCACCCCCGCGCAGACGGCGCAGTTCCTCGACCAGGTGCCGATCTTCGAGAAGATGCTGGTGGATGACGGCATACGCCTGTTCAAGATCTGGCTCGATATCGGCCGGGAAATGCAGCTCAAGCGTCTGCATGCGCGGCACAAGGATCCGCTCAAGCAGTGGAAGCTCTCGCCGGTGGACCTCTCCGCGCCCTCGCGCTGGGACGCCATTTCGGCGGCGCGCAACGCCATGATTGAGGCGAGCCACAGCGCGGCCGCGCCGTGGACCGCCGTGCTCTCCAACGACAAGATGCGCGCCCGCCTGGGCGCCATCCGGCAGATCCTGTCGCATCTTCCCTATGAAGGGCGCGACGACCGCGTGGTCGGCGTGCCCGATCCGGCCATCGTGATGGATGGGCGGACCTTTCTGGAACGCCAGGCGTTCTGA
- the pstB gene encoding phosphate ABC transporter ATP-binding protein PstB codes for MNFAAETSIDIASAVNRATAPSAEPKLKVEGLNFFYGDNHALKNINFEIPEKRVTAMIGPSGCGKSTLLRIFNRMYQLYPGQRAEGKILFDGVDLLSKELDSTVVRSRIGMVFQKPTPFPMSIYDNIAFGVKLHERLSKAQMDERVEWCLRKAAIWEETKDRLHTSALGMSGGQQQRLCIARTIAVRPEVILLDEPTSALDPISTSKIEDLIDELKQEFTIVIVTHNMQQAARCADITSFFYLGELIEVAASNEIFTNPREARTRDYITGRFG; via the coding sequence ATGAATTTCGCTGCTGAAACGTCGATCGACATCGCCTCCGCCGTGAACCGCGCCACCGCGCCGTCCGCCGAGCCCAAGCTCAAGGTCGAGGGGCTGAATTTCTTCTATGGCGACAACCACGCCCTGAAGAACATCAATTTCGAGATCCCCGAGAAGCGCGTCACCGCGATGATCGGCCCCTCGGGCTGCGGCAAGTCCACGCTGCTGCGCATCTTCAACCGCATGTACCAGCTCTATCCGGGCCAGCGCGCGGAAGGGAAGATCCTGTTCGACGGCGTCGACCTGCTCTCCAAGGAGCTGGACTCCACCGTGGTGCGCTCGCGCATCGGCATGGTGTTCCAGAAGCCGACGCCCTTCCCGATGTCGATCTATGACAACATCGCCTTCGGCGTGAAGCTGCATGAGCGGCTCTCCAAGGCGCAGATGGACGAGCGCGTGGAGTGGTGCCTGCGCAAGGCGGCGATCTGGGAGGAGACCAAGGACCGTCTCCACACCTCCGCGCTCGGCATGTCCGGCGGCCAGCAGCAGCGCCTGTGCATCGCCCGCACCATCGCCGTGCGCCCGGAAGTGATCCTGCTCGACGAGCCCACCTCGGCGCTCGACCCGATCTCGACCTCGAAGATCGAGGACCTGATCGACGAGCTGAAGCAGGAATTCACCATCGTCATCGTGACGCACAACATGCAGCAGGCGGCGCGCTGCGCCGACATCACCTCCTTCTTCTATCTCGGCGAGCTGATCGAGGTCGCCGCGTCGAACGAGATCTTCACCAATCCGCGCGAGGCCCGCACCCGCGACTACATCACCGGCCGCTTCGGCTGA
- a CDS encoding ATP-binding protein → MASEPASHAPASTAEDTLGGRLAGARGTLGAAALGLAGAVWMDAIAPTPALIIGALVLAGALLPGPRRPVAAALARLTTQGEPRPLRLGAGEERLTALVRALPEAALLLDPRGTVLVANARATGIVASVRVGDPVSFAVRVPEVLEAIRAAAADGQPRRIEFAERVPIDRWLRADIVPIRSAETRERADRRATDAVLVSFIDLTQQRRIEQMRVDFIANASHELRTPLASLSGFIETLQGPARNDTNARERFLKIMGEQARRMSRLIDDLLSLSRIELNAHLRPETEIDLVAIVGHVRDTLAPLGRERGVEVAFVHPAAPVTVKGDRDELFRVFENLVENALKYGATGGKVEVTITREGGDALVAVRDFGPGIAPEHVPRLTERFYRVDTAHSREQGGTGLGLAIVKHIVARHRGRLGIESTPGEGSTFSVRLAALAATDAKARDNSTA, encoded by the coding sequence ATGGCCAGCGAACCCGCATCTCACGCTCCCGCGTCCACCGCCGAAGACACGCTCGGCGGGCGCCTCGCCGGCGCGCGCGGCACGCTGGGCGCGGCCGCGCTGGGGCTCGCCGGGGCGGTGTGGATGGATGCTATAGCGCCGACACCCGCCCTGATAATCGGCGCGCTGGTGCTCGCCGGCGCCCTCCTGCCCGGCCCGCGTCGCCCCGTGGCCGCCGCCCTCGCGCGGCTCACGACGCAAGGCGAACCCCGCCCGCTGCGCCTCGGCGCCGGCGAGGAGCGCCTGACCGCGCTGGTGCGCGCACTGCCCGAGGCGGCCCTGCTGCTCGATCCGCGCGGCACGGTGCTGGTCGCCAATGCCCGCGCCACCGGCATCGTCGCCAGCGTCCGGGTCGGCGATCCCGTCTCCTTCGCCGTGCGCGTGCCGGAAGTGCTGGAGGCGATCCGCGCCGCCGCCGCCGACGGCCAGCCGCGCCGCATCGAATTCGCCGAGCGCGTGCCGATCGACCGCTGGCTGCGCGCCGACATCGTGCCGATCCGCTCGGCCGAGACCCGCGAGCGGGCCGACCGGCGCGCCACTGACGCGGTGCTGGTGAGCTTCATCGACCTCACCCAGCAGCGCCGCATCGAGCAGATGCGCGTCGACTTCATCGCCAATGCCAGCCACGAGCTGCGCACCCCGCTCGCCTCGCTCTCCGGCTTCATCGAGACGCTGCAGGGCCCGGCCCGCAACGACACCAACGCCCGCGAGCGCTTCCTAAAGATCATGGGCGAGCAGGCGCGCCGCATGTCGCGGCTCATCGACGACCTGCTCTCGCTCTCGCGCATCGAGCTGAACGCCCATTTGCGGCCGGAGACCGAGATCGACCTCGTCGCCATTGTCGGCCATGTGCGCGACACGCTGGCCCCGCTCGGGCGCGAACGCGGCGTCGAGGTCGCCTTCGTCCATCCCGCCGCGCCGGTGACGGTGAAGGGCGACCGCGACGAGCTGTTCCGGGTGTTCGAGAACCTCGTCGAGAACGCGCTGAAATATGGCGCGACCGGCGGCAAGGTGGAGGTCACCATCACCCGCGAGGGGGGCGATGCCCTTGTGGCGGTGCGTGATTTCGGCCCGGGCATCGCGCCCGAGCATGTGCCGCGGCTCACCGAGCGCTTCTACCGCGTGGACACCGCCCATTCGCGCGAGCAGGGCGGCACGGGGCTGGGCCTCGCCATCGTCAAGCACATCGTCGCGCGCCACCGCGGACGGCTCGGTATCGAGAGCACGCCGGGCGAGGGCTCGACCTTTTCCGTACGGCTTGCCGCACTCGCCGCGACCGACGCAAAAGCGCGCGATAATTCAACAGCTTAG
- a CDS encoding TetR/AcrR family transcriptional regulator, translating to MSVPPGRDKSRQILNGAREVFLAQGFDGASMGEIARAAGVSKGTLYVYFPSKEELFAALVREQSERTAEHCFVLDPNEDVQAALVALSHRYIRAMIQPANVATVRMVIGVAEKLPQIGRLYYASAQERAVALLSEWLRAKVAAGELVIDDVELASWQFVIGCHSRIVLPAFFCGSSSSDEEIDRVVTFTVGAFLRAYAPRCCPSDQPG from the coding sequence GTGTCGGTCCCGCCGGGACGCGATAAGTCGCGGCAGATCCTGAACGGCGCCCGCGAGGTGTTTCTGGCGCAGGGTTTCGACGGCGCCAGCATGGGTGAGATCGCCCGCGCCGCCGGCGTCTCCAAGGGCACGCTCTATGTCTACTTTCCCTCCAAGGAGGAGCTGTTCGCCGCGCTGGTGCGCGAACAGTCCGAGCGGACGGCCGAGCACTGTTTCGTGCTCGACCCCAACGAGGACGTGCAGGCGGCGCTGGTGGCGCTGAGCCATCGCTACATCCGCGCCATGATCCAGCCGGCCAATGTCGCCACGGTGCGCATGGTGATCGGCGTGGCGGAAAAGCTGCCGCAGATCGGCCGGCTCTACTACGCCTCGGCGCAGGAGCGGGCGGTCGCGCTGCTTTCCGAGTGGCTGCGGGCCAAGGTCGCCGCCGGCGAGCTGGTGATCGACGATGTGGAGCTCGCGTCCTGGCAGTTCGTCATCGGCTGCCATTCACGCATCGTGCTGCCGGCCTTCTTCTGCGGCAGTTCCTCCTCGGATGAGGAGATCGACCGGGTGGTGACCTTCACGGTCGGGGCCTTCCTGCGTGCCTATGCGCCCCGGTGCTGCCCGAGCGATCAGCCCGGCTGA
- a CDS encoding KUP/HAK/KT family potassium transporter, translated as MASRSATSGRALPLAAELAALGVVFGDIGTSPLYAFKQGLIAVGGAAVTDAEVLGLLSLVTWAIILSISIKYVSLVLRADNDGEGGILALVTLLDLHRSATGKRLLLLVAGLIGAAMLIGDGVLTPAMSVLSAIEGLEVIAPALDHWIVAVTVLVILLVFFSQRAGTERIGTFYGPVMLLWFGSLAALGVYGILQAPQVLWALDPRHGIALLNDHIWFAGAVLGATFLAITGGEALYADLGHFGRKVITRAWLLVAMPALLLNYYGQGAIVLVNRDAVRNPFYDLSPDLFDVPLLILATAATVIASQAIITGVFSLAKQAIELGYLPPMRIRYTSEHNDQHIYVGRLNWIMMIACALIVISFGSSDRLASAYGIAVAMAMVSTTILFVAYVRRSWHWPLPLLIVLAGGLLVIDLSFAAANLTKLHDGGWLPVTIAAIVLLIMVSWRRGLEGLGIQQRRFTEPLDAFVARGRPPACAISPRTAIFLSRGGAVTPVALGRVSDLLNVQFERSVIVSVWIASRPRVPVDERVRVLPLDPFHVRVDVRFGYMQPIDVPAVLGPALYAQGIDPDEAVYVIGHERIIPPEDIRGVRDVLAHVFAFLARNAERSVDRFGLPRPRTIEIGYPVRL; from the coding sequence ATGGCTAGCCGCAGCGCGACGTCCGGGCGAGCCTTGCCGCTCGCCGCCGAGCTCGCCGCGCTGGGCGTGGTGTTCGGCGATATCGGCACCAGCCCGCTCTACGCCTTCAAGCAGGGCCTGATCGCGGTCGGCGGCGCGGCGGTGACGGATGCCGAGGTGCTCGGCCTGCTCTCGCTGGTTACCTGGGCCATCATCCTTTCCATCTCGATCAAATATGTCTCGCTGGTGCTGCGGGCGGACAATGACGGCGAAGGCGGCATTCTCGCCCTCGTCACCCTGCTCGACCTGCACCGCAGCGCGACCGGCAAGAGGCTGCTGCTGCTGGTCGCCGGACTGATCGGCGCCGCCATGCTGATCGGCGACGGCGTGCTGACCCCGGCCATGTCGGTGCTCTCCGCCATCGAGGGGCTCGAGGTCATCGCCCCCGCGCTCGACCACTGGATCGTCGCCGTCACCGTGCTGGTGATCCTGCTGGTGTTCTTCTCGCAGCGGGCCGGCACCGAGCGCATCGGCACCTTCTACGGGCCGGTCATGCTGCTCTGGTTCGGCTCGCTCGCGGCGCTCGGCGTGTACGGCATTCTGCAGGCGCCGCAGGTGCTGTGGGCGCTCGATCCGCGCCACGGCATCGCCCTGCTCAACGATCACATCTGGTTCGCCGGCGCCGTGCTGGGCGCCACCTTCCTCGCCATCACCGGCGGCGAGGCGCTCTATGCCGATCTCGGCCATTTCGGGCGCAAGGTCATCACCCGCGCCTGGCTCCTGGTCGCCATGCCGGCCCTGCTGCTCAACTATTACGGCCAGGGCGCCATCGTGCTGGTGAACCGCGACGCGGTGCGCAACCCGTTCTACGACCTGTCGCCCGATTTGTTCGACGTGCCGCTGCTGATCCTCGCCACGGCGGCGACGGTGATCGCCTCGCAGGCCATCATCACCGGCGTGTTCTCGCTGGCCAAGCAGGCCATAGAGCTGGGCTACCTGCCGCCGATGCGCATCCGCTACACCAGCGAGCACAACGACCAGCACATCTATGTCGGCCGGCTGAACTGGATCATGATGATCGCCTGCGCGCTCATCGTCATTTCCTTCGGCTCGTCGGACCGGCTCGCCTCGGCCTATGGCATCGCGGTCGCGATGGCGATGGTCTCGACCACCATCCTGTTCGTCGCCTATGTGCGGCGCAGCTGGCACTGGCCGCTGCCTCTGCTCATCGTGCTCGCCGGCGGCCTTCTGGTCATCGACCTGTCCTTCGCCGCCGCCAACCTCACCAAGCTGCATGATGGCGGCTGGCTGCCGGTGACCATCGCCGCCATCGTGCTCCTCATCATGGTGTCGTGGCGGCGCGGGCTGGAGGGGCTGGGTATTCAGCAGCGCCGCTTCACCGAGCCGCTCGACGCCTTCGTCGCCCGCGGCCGGCCGCCGGCCTGCGCGATCAGCCCGCGCACCGCCATCTTCCTGTCGCGCGGCGGGGCGGTGACGCCGGTGGCGCTCGGGCGGGTGTCGGACCTGCTCAACGTCCAGTTCGAGCGATCCGTCATCGTGTCGGTCTGGATCGCCTCGCGCCCGCGCGTTCCGGTGGACGAGCGCGTGCGGGTGCTGCCGCTCGACCCGTTCCATGTGCGGGTGGATGTGCGCTTCGGCTACATGCAGCCGATCGACGTGCCGGCGGTGCTCGGCCCGGCGCTCTACGCGCAGGGCATCGACCCGGACGAGGCGGTCTATGTCATCGGCCATGAGCGCATCATCCCGCCGGAAGACATACGTGGCGTGCGCGACGTGCTGGCCCATGTCTTCGCCTTCCTGGCGCGCAACGCCGAACGCTCGGTGGATCGCTTCGGGCTGCCGCGCCCGCGCACCATCGAGATCGGCTACCCCGTCCGCTTGTGA
- a CDS encoding UPF0104 family protein: MKGLKAILGWLRGHVGWHTLGVVASLVIIGIAAVVLYEMLRNIHPAEVLDALTDTDPWRVALAALFVAAAYFTLTFYDWFALRTIGKPHVPYRTAALASFTSYSIGHNIGFSAFTGGTVRYRIYSAHGLGAVDVAKLCFVTGLTFWLGNIAMLGLGITVEPWAASAVDQLPAWINRLIGLGLLAGLAAYVVWVGLKPRRIGVGQGHWTVTLPGWKLTLLQICIGIIDLAFCAAAMYVLMPQTPYIDPIALGVVFISATLLGFASHAPGGLGVFDAAMLVALSQFETEALLGALLLLRLLYYVTPFALALIILGIREVLMSRRKRHIPPPAVSVDPLAEPPVLEPEAAEPAPRRVLNG, from the coding sequence ATGAAGGGGCTTAAGGCCATACTTGGATGGCTGCGCGGGCATGTGGGCTGGCACACGCTCGGCGTGGTCGCCAGTCTCGTCATCATCGGCATCGCCGCCGTGGTGCTCTACGAGATGCTCCGCAACATCCATCCGGCCGAGGTGCTGGACGCCCTCACGGACACCGATCCGTGGCGGGTGGCGCTGGCCGCGCTGTTCGTAGCGGCGGCCTATTTCACGCTGACCTTCTATGACTGGTTCGCCCTGCGCACCATCGGCAAGCCGCATGTGCCCTACCGCACGGCGGCGCTCGCCTCCTTCACCTCCTACTCGATCGGCCACAATATCGGCTTCTCCGCCTTCACCGGCGGCACGGTGCGCTACCGCATCTATTCGGCGCACGGGCTCGGCGCGGTGGATGTGGCCAAGCTCTGCTTCGTCACCGGCCTCACCTTCTGGCTCGGCAATATCGCCATGCTCGGTCTCGGCATCACCGTCGAGCCCTGGGCGGCGAGCGCCGTCGACCAGTTGCCGGCTTGGATCAACCGGCTGATCGGCCTCGGCCTGCTGGCCGGCCTTGCCGCCTATGTCGTCTGGGTGGGGCTCAAGCCGCGCCGCATCGGCGTCGGGCAGGGCCACTGGACGGTCACGCTGCCCGGCTGGAAGCTGACGCTGCTGCAGATCTGCATCGGCATCATCGACTTGGCCTTCTGCGCGGCGGCGATGTATGTGCTGATGCCGCAGACGCCCTATATCGACCCGATCGCGCTCGGCGTCGTCTTCATCTCGGCGACGCTGCTCGGCTTCGCCAGCCACGCGCCGGGCGGGCTCGGCGTGTTCGACGCGGCGATGCTGGTGGCGCTGTCGCAGTTCGAGACCGAGGCGCTGCTGGGCGCGCTGCTGCTGCTGCGCCTGCTCTATTATGTGACGCCCTTCGCGCTCGCCCTCATCATCCTCGGCATTCGCGAGGTGCTGATGAGCCGGCGCAAGCGCCACATTCCCCCGCCGGCCGTATCGGTCGATCCGCTGGCCGAGCCGCCGGTTTTGGAACCTGAGGCGGCCGAGCCCGCGCCACGCCGCGTGCTGAATGGCTGA
- the pstS gene encoding phosphate ABC transporter substrate-binding protein PstS produces MKLTHILGAALSLSLTLPGAAFAADINGAGASFPAPVYQAWAAAYKEKTGTGLNYQSIGSGGGQNQIVNRTVDFGASDAPMKDDKLVEANLLQFPTVIGSVVAIFNLDGVDSLVLSGPVLADIYQGKITKWNDAKIAELNKGAKLPDQAIVPVYRSDSSGTSFVFTSYLAAASGDWKSNVGAASSVQWPTGAGAKGNEGIAGTVKNTKGALGYVEFVYAAANKLSAADLVNKAGKVVKPETKAFVEAAAAADWKGAKNFAASMIDTAGPGAWPITSATYILLPKNPTNAAQSADVIKFFNWAYTAEGDAIAEKLHYIPLPDAVVTDIKKAWSAEVKADGKAVWTN; encoded by the coding sequence TTGAAGCTCACCCACATCCTCGGCGCTGCGCTGTCGCTCAGCCTCACGCTGCCGGGCGCCGCCTTCGCGGCCGATATCAACGGCGCTGGCGCGTCCTTCCCCGCCCCGGTCTATCAGGCCTGGGCTGCGGCCTATAAGGAGAAGACCGGCACGGGCCTGAACTATCAGTCGATCGGCTCCGGCGGCGGTCAGAACCAGATCGTCAACCGCACCGTCGATTTCGGCGCCTCCGACGCGCCGATGAAGGACGACAAGCTGGTCGAAGCCAACCTGCTGCAGTTCCCGACCGTGATCGGCTCGGTCGTCGCCATCTTCAACCTCGACGGCGTGGACAGCCTCGTCCTCTCCGGCCCGGTGCTTGCCGATATCTATCAGGGCAAGATCACCAAGTGGAACGACGCCAAGATCGCCGAGCTGAACAAGGGCGCCAAGCTCCCCGACCAGGCGATCGTGCCGGTCTACCGTTCGGACTCGTCGGGCACCTCCTTCGTGTTCACCTCCTACCTCGCCGCCGCCAGCGGCGACTGGAAGTCGAACGTCGGCGCCGCTTCTTCCGTCCAGTGGCCGACCGGCGCGGGCGCCAAGGGCAATGAAGGCATTGCTGGCACCGTGAAGAACACCAAGGGCGCCCTCGGCTACGTCGAGTTCGTCTACGCCGCCGCCAACAAGCTCTCGGCCGCCGATCTCGTGAACAAGGCCGGCAAGGTCGTGAAGCCCGAGACCAAGGCGTTCGTCGAGGCCGCCGCCGCCGCCGACTGGAAGGGCGCGAAGAACTTCGCCGCCTCGATGATCGACACCGCCGGCCCGGGCGCCTGGCCGATCACCTCCGCCACCTACATCCTGCTGCCGAAGAACCCGACCAACGCCGCCCAGTCGGCCGACGTCATCAAGTTCTTCAACTGGGCCTACACCGCCGAGGGCGACGCCATCGCCGAGAAGCTGCACTACATCCCGCTTCCCGACGCCGTCGTCACCGACATCAAGAAGGCCTGGTCCGCCGAGGTCAAGGCCGACGGCAAGGCCGTCTGGACCAACTGA
- the pstC gene encoding phosphate ABC transporter permease subunit PstC, producing the protein MDATLTGTQASSVIATAHKPTGRISDPIFVALLWASGIFVLILLGLIIAMLFEGGLPALKEFGISFLWSTSWNPVTERFGAGVMVSGTLFSAVIAVIVALPLSFGIAFFLTEIAPGPLRRPIGVAVQLLAAIPSIIYGMWGFFIVVPLMAAYVQPPLIELLSPIPFIGALFQGPPLGAGMLTAGLILALMILPFITAMFVEVLESVPPMIKESAYGVGATTYEVYRNVSVPYGRAAMVGAVMLGLGRALGETMAVTFVIGNATRMSASLFAPGATIASTIANEFPEASQGSLKLQALLELGFILFVISFIVLALSRLLVRSKLKG; encoded by the coding sequence ATGGACGCCACTCTCACCGGAACGCAGGCGAGTTCGGTCATCGCCACCGCACACAAGCCGACCGGCCGCATCAGCGATCCGATCTTCGTCGCCCTGCTCTGGGCCAGCGGGATCTTCGTGCTGATCCTGCTCGGCCTCATCATCGCCATGCTGTTCGAGGGCGGGCTGCCCGCGCTGAAGGAATTCGGCATCAGCTTCCTGTGGTCGACCTCGTGGAACCCGGTGACCGAGCGTTTCGGCGCCGGCGTCATGGTGTCGGGCACGCTGTTCAGCGCCGTCATCGCCGTCATCGTGGCGCTGCCGCTGTCCTTCGGCATCGCCTTCTTCCTGACCGAGATCGCGCCCGGCCCGCTGCGCCGGCCGATCGGCGTCGCCGTCCAGCTTCTGGCCGCGATCCCCTCCATCATCTATGGCATGTGGGGCTTCTTCATCGTCGTGCCGCTGATGGCCGCCTATGTGCAGCCGCCGCTGATCGAACTGCTCAGCCCCATCCCGTTCATCGGCGCGCTGTTCCAGGGCCCGCCGCTCGGCGCCGGCATGCTGACCGCCGGCCTGATCCTCGCGCTGATGATCCTGCCCTTCATCACCGCCATGTTCGTCGAGGTGCTGGAATCGGTGCCGCCGATGATCAAGGAATCGGCCTATGGCGTCGGTGCCACCACCTATGAGGTCTACCGCAACGTCTCGGTGCCCTATGGCCGTGCCGCCATGGTCGGCGCGGTGATGCTGGGCCTCGGCCGCGCGCTGGGCGAGACGATGGCCGTGACCTTCGTCATCGGCAACGCCACGCGCATGAGCGCCTCGCTCTTCGCCCCTGGCGCCACCATCGCCTCGACCATCGCCAACGAGTTCCCGGAAGCCTCGCAGGGCTCGCTGAAGCTGCAGGCGCTGCTGGAGCTCGGTTTCATCCTGTTCGTCATCTCCTTCATCGTGCTGGCGCTCTCGCGCCTGCTGGTCCGCTCGAAACTCAAGGGCTGA
- the phoU gene encoding phosphate signaling complex protein PhoU, giving the protein MTEHIVSSFDADLKELSRRVVEMGGQAERLVADSVEALVKRDTELAQKVIVLDGPVDLLQREIEEKAILTIARRQPLAGDLREIVAAMRIANDLERIGDLAKNTAKRVLALTGEFHPQKLVRGVEHMSGMVLEQLKMVLDSYASRDNDRALEVWRRDGDIDVLYTSLFRELLTYMMEDPRNISLCTHLLFCAKNIERIGDHATNIAETVNYLATGQQLTDERPKQDTSSLTSLPFPA; this is encoded by the coding sequence ATGACCGAACATATCGTTTCGTCCTTCGACGCCGACCTCAAGGAACTCAGCCGCCGCGTGGTGGAGATGGGTGGTCAGGCCGAGCGCCTCGTCGCGGATTCGGTCGAGGCGCTGGTCAAGCGCGACACCGAGCTCGCCCAGAAGGTGATCGTGCTCGACGGCCCGGTCGACCTGCTCCAGCGCGAGATCGAGGAAAAGGCCATCCTCACCATCGCCCGCCGCCAGCCGCTGGCCGGCGACCTGCGCGAGATCGTGGCCGCCATGCGCATCGCCAACGACCTCGAGCGCATCGGCGACCTCGCCAAGAACACCGCCAAGCGCGTGCTGGCGCTGACCGGCGAGTTCCACCCGCAGAAGCTGGTGCGCGGCGTCGAGCACATGTCCGGCATGGTGCTGGAGCAACTCAAGATGGTGCTGGACTCCTATGCCAGCCGCGACAATGACCGCGCGCTGGAAGTCTGGCGCCGCGATGGCGACATCGACGTCCTCTACACCTCGCTGTTCCGCGAACTCCTGACCTATATGATGGAGGATCCGCGCAACATCTCGCTGTGCACGCATCTGCTGTTCTGCGCCAAGAACATCGAGCGCATCGGCGACCACGCCACCAACATCGCCGAGACCGTGAACTATCTCGCCACCGGTCAGCAGCTCACCGACGAGCGGCCGAAGCAGGATACCAGCAGCCTCACCTCGCTGCCCTTCCCGGCCTGA